A part of Astatotilapia calliptera chromosome 15, fAstCal1.2, whole genome shotgun sequence genomic DNA contains:
- the ndufaf7 gene encoding protein arginine methyltransferase NDUFAF7, mitochondrial, protein MRALLCVKAQQLLSRGFIHPVRPAAAVRWQAAPSKLFCSSAPDGNNKPPSMLRHLTSKIKATGPIPVAEYMREVLTNPVTGYYVRNNMLGPEGDFITSPEISQIFGELIGVWIISEWMGAGQPKQLQLVELGPGKGSLASDVIRVFSQLQSVLGGASVSLHLVEVSPALSLLQAQNLTGNRSQEADAEDDLVYRRGETEAGLPVSWYRRLDDVPTGFSIFVAHEFFDALPIHKFQRTEKGWREVLVDIDPEKPDTLRFVVAPAPTLASTSLVQADEKRDHVEVSAEGGVIVQQLARRIIEDGGAALIIDYGHNGTKTDTFRGFKGHQLHDVLASPGSADLTADVDFNYLRRMAGGGVACLGPVTQNTFLKNMGIDTRMQILLRNCSDPSTRKQLISSYNMLTNPAKMGERFHFFSLLHPSRLAKPQKPQGLKLEKKKSPAPLPVAGFTELKFA, encoded by the exons ATGAGGGCTCTTCTCTGTGTTAAAGCACAGCAGCTGCTCAGCAGAGGTTTTATCCACCCTGTCAGGCCGGCAGCAGCAG TGCGATGGCAAGCAGCCCCTTCCAAACtcttctgcagctctgcaccTGATGGAAACAACAAACCACCCTCCATGCTGCGCCACCTGACCTCTAAAATAAAAGCCACGGGGCCGATCCCTGTGGCAGAGTACATGAGGGAGGTGCTCACCAACCCTGTGACG GGTTATTATGTGAGGAACAACATGCTGGGACCTGAAGGAGATTTCATCACTTCACCAGAAATCAGCCAGATCTTTGGAGAG CTGATCGGAGTGTGGATCATCAGTGAGTGGATGGGAGCTGGTCAACCcaaacagctgcagctggtTGAGCTCGGACCTGGAAAAGGATCGCTGGCGAGTGACGTCATCAGA gTGTTCAGTCAGTTGCAGTCGGTGCTGGGCGGGGCCTCTGTGTCGCTGCACCTGGTCGAGGTGAGTCCGGCTCTGAGTCTGCTTCAGGCTCAGAATCTGACGGGAAACCGCAGCCAGGAGGCAGACGCAGAAGATGATCTGGTTTACCGTCGCGGAGAAACTGAAGCAGGGCTACCGGTGTCGTGGTACCGCCGGTTAGACGATGTCCCGACAG gATTTAGTATCTTTGTCGCTCATGAGTTCTTTGACGCCCTGCCAATTCACAAATTCCAg AGGACGGAGAAAGGCTGGAGGGAGGTGTTGGTGGACATCGACCCAGAGAAGCCGGACACGCTGAGGTTTGTCGTGGCGCCGGCTCCGACCCTGGCCTCGACGTCGCTCGTGCAG gcagATGAAAAGCGGGATCATGTGGAAGTGTCTGCAGAGGGCGGGGTCATTGTGCAGCAGCTGGCCCGGCGCATCATAGAGGACGGCGGTGCGGCGCTGATCATCGACTATGGCCACAATGGAACCAAGACGGACACGTTCAGA GGTTTTAAAGGTCACCAGCTTCATGACGTCCTCGCCTCCCCTGGCTCTGCCGACCTCACCGCAGACGTGGATTTCAACTATCTGCGGAGGATGGCGGGAGGAGGCGTGGCCTGTCTGGGCCCCGTCACTCAGAATACGTTCCTGAAGAACATGGGTATTGACACCAGGATGCAG ATTCTGCTGAGGAACTGCAGCGACCCGTCCACCAGGAAGCAGCTTATCAGCAGCTACAACATGCTGACCAACCCCGCCAAGATGGGCGAGCGCTTCCATTTCTTCAGCCTGCTGCACCCCAGTCGCCTTGCCAAGCCCCAGAAACCACAGGGGCTGAAGcttgagaagaagaagagcccGGCACCGCTGCCTGTGGCCGGATTCACCGAGCTCAAGTTCGCCTGA
- the cebpz gene encoding CCAAT/enhancer-binding protein zeta, which produces MAAKNKQRKKSKKVTFEAEENEPEAKNSGGEKDEGEEKNTKEEEREEEELSLEEVLRLGGTKADYILLAGLEDSNELVDGGMKGAIDDLEEGELESFITKLGIRAYATQQTIPDKPEGEAATAATAAGEKKAKKVKVEKAEETAPDTQPNVVDQKQKKTKEARVSAAKKAKQSQTVFEFQPRQVLLIKPGGKWFELDYTEEGSSAPQDAALVSQYKTLAQQLFEAEVTLYKTKKSLQKGANSAWMKTVVSSGVLADRMAAMTVLIQDAPVHMLEHVENLVTMVKKKGSRRMGLMAMDTLRELLLSNLLPGDRKLRTFAQHPFDQLEEKASGNRDARDRRLILWYFEHQLKHHVAEFVVALDSVAHDTVPATKAKALATAHELLCSRPEQEKALLTQVVNKLGDPEYKTAAKASYLLETLLHKHPNMKGVVCCEVERLLFRPNISPKAQYYAVCFLSQVILSHDEDGLAAKLITIYFSFFRACVKKKDIESKMLSALLAGVNRAYPYTSTGDDKVREQMDTLFKVVHLVKFNTAVQALMLLFQVMDSQQSISDRYYVALYRKLLDPGLSSSSRPNMFLNLLYKSMKADVALRRVKAFVKRLLQISAEQSASFACGALFLVSEVMRAKPGLKILLQEAEGNEEEEAFKDLAADDDDEEERFVDADKLEEQTNTEAEEVKPAASWVHHQNLEGMKSVQSYDPLHRNPLFCGADRSTLWELQKLALHFHPSVSLFAKTILQGDFIQYSGDPLQDFTLIRFLDRFVFRNPKQLKAEQNTDAAVMKPKHRLPVSLLPVNSAEFLSKEESQVPVDEIFFHRFFKKRQQEKQQRRPRGDDDDESLEDVDDDEFEKLLDTFEGDSYFTDLGSDNLDFAGNVKSKKDKKSGDDSESDVDNSDMDDLDDEEVSLGSMDEEDFGDELEEEGGMFMDPDGDEEGDDDDEVPELEDEDAAFGDSEDDEMEAPDITPQTKKGKRKSSEELDFSGSLGSKQKKKKEKKDAAMFASAEEFGCLLDENAGSKFDNIGLNAMANRDKAGLKQLKWEAQRDDWIHGRDAKTLRKKKTTFNKKKMGFGQARTGSGTFGSKKKRK; this is translated from the exons ATGGCAGCGAAAAACAAGCAACGTAAAAAGTCCAAAAAAGTGACATTTGAGGCCGAAGAAAACGAGCCGGAGGCGAAAAACAGCGGCGGAGAGAAGGATGAAGGTGAAGAGAAGAATacgaaagaggaggagagagaggaagaggagctcAGTCTGGAGGAGGTTTTACGGCTCGGAGGAACTAAG GCCGACTATATCCTCCTCGCCGGCCTCGAAGACTCCAACGAGCTCGTTGATGGCGGCATGAAAGGAGCGATAGATGACCTGGAGGAGGGCGAGCTGGAGTCATTCATCACCAAGCTGGGCATCCGGGCATACGCGACGCAGCAAACCATTCCGGACAAGCCTGAGGGTGAAGCCGCCACGGCTGCCACAGCTGCTGGCGAGAAGAAAGCTAAAAAGGTCAAAGTGGAGAAAGCAGAGGAGACGGCACCTGACACTCAGCCCAACGTCGTCGatcagaagcagaagaagacaaaAGAGGCGCGGGTATCGGCGGCAAAAAAGGCGAAGCAGAGCCAGACAGTGTTTGAGTTCCAGCCACGGCAGGTGCTGCTGATCAAACCTGGTGGTAAGTGGTTCGAGCTGGATTACACAGAAGAGGGCTCGTCGGCGCCACAGGATGCTGCCCTGGTCTCGCAGTACAAGACGCTCGCTCAGCAGCTGTTCGAGGCTGAGGTGACCCTCTACAAGACCAAGAAGAGCTTGCAGAAAGGCGCCAACTCGGCCTGGATGAAGACAGTTGTCTCCTCTGGCGTGCTGGCGGACAGAATGGCAGCCATGACGGTTCTGATTCAGGACGCTCCGGTGCACATGCTGGAGCACGTGGAGAACCTAGTCACCATGGTGAAGAAGAAGGGCAGTCGGCGGATGGGTCTGATGGCAATGGACACGCTGCGAGAGCTGCTGCTGTCCAACCTGCTGCCCGGGGACAGGAAGCTCCGCACCTTTGCCCAGCACCCGTTCGACCAGCTTGAGGAGAAGGCCAGCGGCAACCGCGACGCCCGCGACCGCCGCCTCATCCTCTGGTACTTTGAGCACCAGCTGAAGCACCACGTGGCTGAGTTTGTGGTGGCACTGGACTCGGTGGCTCACGACACAGTGCCTGCCACCAAGGCAAAGGCGTTAGCCACTGCTCATGAGCTGCTGTGCAGCCGTCCAGAACAAGAGAAGGCGCTGCTCACCCAAGTGGTAAACAAGCTTGGAGACCCCGAGTACAAGACGGCGGCAAAGGCATCGTACCTGCTGGAGACACTGCTGCACAAACACCCCAACATGAAAGGGGTGGTGTGCTGCGAGGTGGAGCGGCTCCTGTTCCGACCCAACATCAGCCCGAAGGCGCAGTACTACGCCGTGTGCTTCCTCAGCCAGGTGATCCTGAGCCACGACGAGGACGGGCTCGCCGCCAAGCTCATCACCATCTACTTCTCCTTCTTCCGTGCCTGCGTCAAAAAGAAGGACATTGAGTCGAAGATGCTGAGTGCGCTGTTGGCGGGCGTGAACAGGGCGTATCCCTACACCAGCACCGGGGACGACAAAGTGAGAGAGCAGATGGACACACTCTTCAAAGTGGTTCATCTGGTGAAGTTCAACACAGCCGTGCAGGCGCTCATGCTGCTGTTCCAGGTGATGGACTCCCAGCAGAGCATCTCGGACCGGTACTATGTGGCTCTGTACAG GAAGCTGCTGGACCCCGGGCTGTCGTCGTCCTCCCGCCCGAACATGTTCCTGAACCTGCTGTACAAATCCATGAAGGCTGACGTGGCGCTGAGGCGAGTCAAAGCCTTTGTCAAACGGCTGCTGCAGATCAGCGCCGAGCAGAGCGCCAGCTTCGCCTGTGGGGCGCTCTTCTTGGTGTCGGAGGTCATGAGGGCCAAACCGGGCCTGAAGATACTGCTGCAGGAGGCGGAGGGG aatgaggaagaggaggcgtTCAAAGACCTCGctgcagatgatgatgatgaagaggagcgATTCGTGGATGCTGACAAACTAgaggaacaaacaaacacagaggcagAGGAGGTCAAACCTGCAGCATCATGGGTACATCACCAGAACCTGGAAG GAATGAAGAGTGTTCAGAGCTACGACCCGCTGCACAGAAACCCGTTATTCTGCGGTGCAGATCGCTCGACTTTATGGGAGCTGCAGAAG CTCGCTCTGCACTTCCATCCGTCAGTGTCGCTGTTTGCAAAAACCATTCTGCAG gGAGACTTCATCCAGTACTCTGGGGACCCTCTGCAGGACTTCACCCTCATCCGCTTCCTCGATCGATTTGTCTTCAGAAACCCCAAACAGCTCAAAGCAGAAC aaAACACCGACGCTGCTGTGATGAAGCCCAAACACAGATTACCTGTCAGCTTGCTACCAG tgaacaGCGCAGAGTTTCTGTCCAAAGAAGAAAGTCAGGTTCCTGTTGATGAGATCTTCTTCCATCG CTTCTTCAAGAAACGACAGCAGGAGAAGCAGCAACGCCGGCCACGAGGTGACGATGACGACGAGAGCCTGGAGGATGTGGACGATGATGAGTTTGAGAAACTTCTTG aCACCTTTGAAGGTGATTCGTACTTTACCGACCTCGGCAGTGATAATCTGGACTTTGCAGG taATGTAAAGAGTAAAAAAGATAAGAAATCAGGAGACGACTCTGAGTCGGACGTGGACAACTCGGACATGGACGACCTGGACGATGAGGAGGTGTCTCTGGGCAGCATGGACGAGGAAGACTTCGGAGACGAACTGGAGGAAGAAGGAGGGATGTTCATGGACCCTGATGGAGACGAAgagggtgatgatgatgatgaag TTCCTGagctggaggatgaagatgCTGCATTTGGAG ATTCAGAAGACGATGAGATGGAAGCTCCAGACATCACCCCACAGACCAAGAAGGGAAAGAGAAAATCCTCCGAGGAACTCGACTTCTCCGGATCTTTAG GttccaaacagaagaagaagaaggaaaagaaagatgcAGCCATGTTTGCTTCTGCTGAAGAG tttggCTGCCTGCTGGACGAGAATGCCGGCTCCAAGTTTGACAACATCGGGCTGAACGCCATGGCCAATAGAGACAAAGCAG GTCTGAAGCAGCTGAAGTGGGAAGCTCAGCGCGACGACTGGATCCACGGCCGTGACGCCAAGACGCTGCGCAAGAAGAAGACCACGTTCAACAAGAAGAAGATGGGGTTCGGCCAAGCCAGGACGGGAAGCGGGACGTTTGGGagcaagaagaagaggaagtag
- the LOC113006688 gene encoding protein CEBPZOS codes for MSPKPLEPLAKKLMKGVIALELLGVLGAYGLFHTMDTSRDFRNTMNRRFPSILEVYYKSNEWAGIYGIRERDQEAWSAKQD; via the exons ATGTCTCCGAAACCTCTGGAGCCGCTGGCTAAGAAGCTCATGAAGGGCGTGATTGCTCTGGAGCTGCTGGGCGTCCTCGGGGCTTACGGTCTGTTTCACACAATGGACACCAGTCGAG ATTTCAGGAACACTATGAACAGGAGGTTCCCATCCATCCTAGAAG TTTACTACAAGTCCAACGAGTGGGCGGGGATCTACGGCATCCGAGAGAGAGACCAGGAGGCCTGGTCAGCCAAACAGGATTGA